From one Pecten maximus chromosome 8, xPecMax1.1, whole genome shotgun sequence genomic stretch:
- the LOC117333189 gene encoding uncharacterized protein DDB_G0271670-like — translation MLEKGILVTLITGFTAIVVTVWITVDFCLYRRKKAARRAAKADTFCRRPQSERIVQPFQKKKGEKEKKVSPTRKTTKRKLSVRKFVNFITGKKAATDGDGTESVIKTENNKKESGTNGKKDSEVSTSKIEAGGSSKPSSSKLEENENQKNGLSKEKLLEEGFINSNNQRHSSPNGSVLGKVHAAPNTLGKWTNAFGPSELPTGKKGLPPLKGQSASKPNQEGKPSFSAEHIKEESNNGDDIQPSVTSIELNELKQSIVKAKPPLKQKTSKTKIKTESGIAVSANEQNWTEQKVNTNEVPKKPPLLKRISRNRVDSINDGSTSSTDTRETFMEDRGSSTSSSWTCDETSRKRTGSLSDSTTSSGSIELEKRKFRLKPLKRNQSNMSVSDTTPLT, via the coding sequence ATGCTTGAAAAGGGGATCTTGGTTACACTCATCACTGGCTTCACGGCAATCGTCGTTACTGTCTGGATCACTGTTGACTTCTGTCTGTACAGGCGGAAAAAGGCCGCTAGAAGAGCAGCTAAAGCTGATACATTCTGTCGGAGGCCACAATCAGAAAGAATTGTGCAGCCTTTCCAGAAGAAAAAAGGTGAGAAAGAGAAAAAGGTGTCCCCAACTCGCAAAACCACAAAGAGAAAGTTGAGTGTAAGAAAGTTTGTTAATTTCATCACGGGTAAAAAGGCTGCAACTGATGGTGATGGCACGGAATCGGTCATCAAAACTGAAAATAACAAGAAAGAATCTGGAACAAACGGTAAAAAGGATTCTGAAGTTTCGACATCTAAAATAGAGGCTGGTGGAAGTAGTAAACCATCTTCTAGCAAACTAGAGGAAAATGAAAACCAAAAAAATGGATTATCAAAAGAAAAACTTTTAGAGGAAGGGTTTATCAACTCTAACAATCAAAGGCATTCATCACCAAATGGGTCAGTATTGGGCAAAGTACATGCCGCACCAAATACACTCGGAAAGTGGACAAATGCTTTTGGTCCCTCAGAACTCCCTACCGGGAAAAAAGGTTTACCCCCTCTAAAAGGTCAATCGGCCTCGAAACCAAACCAGGAAGGAAAACCTTCATTTTCCGCAGAACATATAAAAGAGGAAAGTAATAACGGCGATGATATCCAACCATCTGTTACAAGCATAGAACTTAATGAATTGAAGCAAAGCATAGTGAAAGCAAAACCTccgttaaaacaaaaaacatcgaaaacgaaaataaaaacagaaagtgGCATTGCCGTTTCGGCAAATGAACAAAACTGGACTGAACAGAAAGTCAATACAAATGAAGTACCAAAGAAACCGCCATTATTAAAGAGAATTTCCAGAAACCGAGTTGACTCTATAAATGACGGTAGCACATCAAGCACAGACACGAGAGAAACCTTCATGGAAGACAGAGGGTCCTCAACTTCATCGTCTTGGACCTGTGATGAAACAAGCAGGAAACGAACCGGAAGTTTGTCAGATTCAACGACGTCATCCGGAAGTATCGAATTAGAGAAAAGAAAGTTCCGATTGAAACCCTTAAAACGAAACCAGTCGAACATGAGTGTGTCAGATACTACACCATTGACGTAA